The window TACAGGAGGGCATGATCGGACTGTATAAGGCTGTACGGGATTACAAAATCGATAGACTGGCATCTTTTAGAGCCTTTGCGGAGCTCTGCATAACAAGACAGATTATCACTGCTATCAAGGCGGCCACCCGGCAAAAACACCAGCCTTTAAACTCATACGTATCCCTGAACAAACCAGTTTATGACGAGGATTCCGAGCGAACCCTGCTGGATATCCTCAATCGAGGCAATAAAAATGCCAATCCGGAGCGGAGATTTATCAGCAGAGAAACTTATTTTTTGATAGAGGATAAGCTCTACGAAATGCTCAGCGAACTGGAGTTTGATACTCTGAAAGAATACCTCAAGGGCAAATCTTATAAGGAGATAGCTGATTCTCTCGATCGCCATGTCAAGTCTGTGGATAA of the Halarsenatibacter silvermanii genome contains:
- the sigH gene encoding RNA polymerase sporulation sigma factor SigH; its protein translation is MEGKALEEISYEDFTEMSDDELIEHVRNGSSQAEEVLIKRYKNFVLAKSRSYFLVGADREDIVQEGMIGLYKAVRDYKIDRLASFRAFAELCITRQIITAIKAATRQKHQPLNSYVSLNKPVYDEDSERTLLDILNRGNKNANPERRFISRETYFLIEDKLYEMLSELEFDTLKEYLKGKSYKEIADSLDRHVKSVDNALQRVKRKLEDFLEKHDIDH